One window of the Camelina sativa cultivar DH55 chromosome 1, Cs, whole genome shotgun sequence genome contains the following:
- the LOC104778435 gene encoding protein bfr2-like — protein sequence MEIEGEDGTKLLLKAGVKSVFGRGAGFKTEDLSVSRRHVSFELKSAAAGTERSESGRVYFEVLGRNPVWVKTGEPGEKIRALRKSETGEIAGGDRFCVSGHNPIWFTLKKRRDEVMEERALDSESELGVIDISDTDPVKEFGFLVIGKEFDQYPKSRMRDVKQWDWFLEDSTKGNSDDDDGEGDKKGRKGLSKKRSRKKGNEDDDDDWSVESDEDKELIVKSKRVLTPTYSTRSKKKTKKDTSGGSSSSTQTKQRGRVDSEDDDDDETLGGFIVSDEEDKLEEEDESNVEEDLDEDEDEELD from the exons ATGGAAATCGAAGGTGAAGACGGCACGAAGCTCTTACTGAAGGCCGGAGTAAAGTCTGTGTTCGGAAGAGGAGCGGGATTCAAAACCGAAGATCTATCAGTGTCACGCCGCCACGTATCGTTCGAGTTAAAATCCGCCGCCGCCGGAACCGAACGGTCTGAATCCGGTAGGGTTTACTTCGAGGTTCTCGGGAGGAATCCGGTCTGGGTAAAGACGGGTGAACCGGGCGAAAAGATCCGAGCTTTACGGAAATCAGAGACGGGAGAGATCGCCGGCGGAGATCGGTTTTGTGTATCGGGTCATAACCCAATTTGGTTCACTTTGAAGAAGAGACGCGATGAAGTTATGGAAGAAAGAGCATTGGATAGTGAAAGCGAATTGGGTGTTATAGATATCTCGGATACTGACCCTGTTAAAG AGTTTGGATTTCTTGTGATTGGGAAAGAGTTTGATCAGTATCCAAAGAGTAGGATGCGTGATGTAAAGCAATGGGACTGGTTTTTAGAAGATTCCACGAAAGGAAatagcgatgatgatgatggtgagggAGATAAGAAGGGAAGGAAAGGGTTAAGCAAAAAGAGAAGTAGGAAGAAAGgaaatgaggatgatgatgatgattggagTGTTGAAAGTGATGAAGATAAAGAGTTGATTGTGAAGTCGAAAAGAGTTTTGACTCCTACTTATTCTACTAGATCCAAAAAGAAGACTAAGAAAGATACAAGCGgaggtagtagtagtagtactcaAACGAAACAGCGTGGAAGAGTGGAttctgaagatgatgatgatgatgaaacattGGGAGGCTTCATTGttagtgatgaagaagataagttagaagaagaagacgaatcaaatgtagaagaagatcttgatgaagatgaagacgaagaactTGACTAA